One Streptomyces sp. B21-105 genomic region harbors:
- a CDS encoding ATP-binding cassette domain-containing protein, producing MSATSSPTPVLQARGLVKRYGQVTAIDGADFDLLPGEVLAVIGDNGAGKTSLIKALTGAVVPDAGEIRLNGSPITFSGPQSAQAHGIETVYQDLAVAASMDIASNMFLGRELRRPGVLGSALRMLDKKRMRQEAAEHMADLKIGLRSLTQAVETLSGGQRQAVAVARAVAWARSVVVMDEPTAALGVKESGQVLDLIRRVRDKGMPVVLISHNMPHVFEIADRIHVHRLGRRAALIKPSDYSMAEVVAIMTGALSVDEAGDTVVADSEAAKAAGVQAT from the coding sequence ATGAGCGCCACGTCCTCCCCCACGCCCGTGCTGCAGGCCCGCGGTCTGGTCAAGCGGTACGGCCAGGTCACCGCCATCGACGGCGCCGACTTCGACCTCCTGCCCGGCGAGGTCCTCGCCGTCATCGGCGACAACGGCGCCGGCAAGACCAGCCTGATCAAGGCCCTCACCGGCGCGGTGGTCCCGGACGCGGGCGAGATCCGGCTGAACGGCAGCCCCATCACGTTCTCCGGCCCGCAGAGCGCTCAGGCCCACGGCATCGAGACGGTCTATCAGGACCTGGCCGTGGCAGCGTCCATGGACATCGCCTCGAACATGTTCCTCGGACGGGAGCTGCGTCGCCCCGGCGTTCTCGGCAGCGCCCTGCGCATGCTGGACAAGAAGCGCATGCGGCAGGAGGCGGCCGAGCACATGGCCGACCTGAAGATCGGGCTGCGCTCGCTCACCCAAGCCGTGGAGACCCTCTCCGGCGGACAGCGCCAGGCCGTCGCGGTCGCCCGCGCGGTCGCCTGGGCCCGCTCCGTCGTCGTCATGGACGAACCCACCGCCGCCCTCGGCGTGAAGGAGTCCGGCCAGGTCCTCGACCTGATCCGGCGCGTCCGCGACAAGGGCATGCCGGTGGTCCTCATCAGCCACAACATGCCGCACGTCTTCGAGATCGCCGACCGGATCCACGTCCACCGCCTCGGCCGGCGCGCCGCGCTGATCAAGCCGTCCGACTACTCCATGGCCGAGGTCGTCGCCATCATGACCGGCGCCCTCAGCGTCGACGAGGCCGGAGATACTGTCGTAGCGGATTCGGAGGCCGCCAAGGCCGCCGGAGTCCAGGCCACCTGA
- a CDS encoding ABC transporter permease produces MTATTTPYSELKAPTTVRRLLTAPTTGPLAALLLACAFFSFSTDQFLTGGNFSLIVQQVMVVGTLAIGQTLIILTAGIDLSCGAVMAFGSIVIAKMAAEGSVPPLVAIALGLAVCGGFGLLNGLLVQKIPLPPFIVTLGMLNVAFALTHIYSEEQTVTSLPGPLTALGETFPLGHTDITYGSLVTIALFLLLAYALSSTGWGRHVYALGNSAEAARLNGIRTSRLTIGIYAVAGLLYGIAALLLISRTGVGDPQAGQTDNLDSITAVVLGGTSLFGGRGSVLGTFIGVLIVGVFRNGLQLMGVASIYQTLITGVLVILAVTVDQISRKKAR; encoded by the coding sequence ATGACAGCCACGACCACGCCGTACTCGGAGCTCAAAGCACCGACCACGGTCCGCAGACTGCTCACGGCGCCGACCACCGGACCCCTGGCAGCCCTCCTCCTGGCCTGCGCCTTCTTCTCCTTCTCGACCGACCAGTTCCTGACCGGCGGGAACTTCTCGCTGATCGTGCAGCAGGTCATGGTCGTGGGCACCCTCGCCATCGGGCAGACCCTGATCATCCTCACGGCGGGGATCGACCTGTCGTGCGGGGCGGTGATGGCGTTCGGCAGCATCGTGATCGCCAAGATGGCCGCAGAGGGTTCGGTCCCGCCGCTCGTCGCGATCGCGCTGGGTCTGGCCGTCTGCGGCGGCTTCGGGCTGCTCAACGGGCTGCTCGTGCAGAAGATCCCGCTGCCGCCGTTCATCGTGACGCTCGGCATGCTCAACGTGGCGTTCGCGCTGACCCACATCTACTCCGAGGAGCAGACGGTCACCAGCCTGCCGGGCCCGCTGACCGCGCTCGGGGAGACCTTCCCGCTCGGTCACACGGACATCACCTACGGCTCGCTGGTCACCATCGCCCTGTTCCTCCTCCTCGCCTACGCGCTGAGCAGCACCGGCTGGGGCCGGCACGTGTACGCGCTGGGCAACAGCGCCGAGGCCGCCCGCCTCAACGGCATCCGCACCTCGCGCCTGACCATCGGCATCTACGCCGTGGCCGGCCTGCTGTACGGCATCGCCGCCCTGCTGCTCATCTCCCGCACCGGGGTGGGCGACCCGCAGGCCGGGCAGACCGACAACCTCGACAGCATCACCGCCGTGGTGCTCGGCGGCACCAGCCTCTTCGGCGGGCGCGGCTCGGTGCTGGGCACCTTCATCGGCGTCCTCATCGTCGGCGTGTTCCGCAACGGCCTGCAGCTGATGGGCGTCGCCTCCATCTACCAGACCCTGATCACCGGTGTCCTGGTGATCCTCGCGGTGACCGTCGACCAGATCTCCCGGAAGAAGGCCCGATGA
- a CDS encoding sugar ABC transporter substrate-binding protein: MSRTTSLSSSLLRVAAVTGVAALTLTACGSGSGSGSSSSGSGEVKVGLITKTDTNPFFVKMKEGAQKAAKENGAQLSTAAGKFDGDNAGQVTAIENMVAAGVKGILITPSDSKAIVPAIAKARAKGVLVIALDTPTDPQSAVDALFATDNLKAGELIGEYAKAAMKGKTAKIAALDLAPGVSVGVQRHDGFLKGFGATDKDVVCAQDTGGDQAKGQTAMENCLQKSPDINVVYTINEPAALGAYTALKAKGREKDVLIVSVDGGCTGTQAVKDGKIAATSQQYPLKMAAEGVKAVVAYAKDGTKASGYTDTGVTLISDKAQDGVASKDTAYGLENCWG; this comes from the coding sequence ATGTCTCGCACCACTAGCCTGTCCTCCTCCCTCCTCAGAGTCGCCGCGGTCACGGGCGTCGCGGCCCTCACCCTGACGGCCTGCGGGTCCGGCTCCGGTTCGGGCTCCTCGAGCTCCGGCTCGGGCGAGGTGAAGGTCGGACTGATCACCAAGACCGACACCAACCCCTTCTTCGTGAAGATGAAGGAGGGCGCGCAGAAGGCGGCCAAGGAGAACGGCGCCCAGCTGTCCACCGCTGCGGGCAAGTTCGACGGGGACAACGCCGGGCAGGTCACCGCCATCGAGAACATGGTCGCCGCCGGGGTCAAGGGCATCCTGATCACGCCGAGCGACTCCAAGGCGATCGTGCCCGCGATCGCGAAGGCCCGCGCCAAGGGTGTCCTGGTCATCGCCCTGGACACGCCGACCGACCCGCAGAGCGCGGTCGACGCCCTCTTCGCCACCGACAACCTCAAGGCCGGCGAGCTGATCGGCGAGTACGCCAAGGCCGCCATGAAGGGCAAGACCGCGAAGATAGCCGCCCTCGACCTGGCGCCGGGCGTCTCCGTGGGCGTCCAGCGGCACGACGGTTTCCTGAAGGGCTTCGGCGCCACGGACAAGGACGTCGTGTGCGCCCAGGACACCGGCGGCGACCAGGCCAAGGGCCAGACCGCGATGGAGAACTGCCTGCAGAAGTCGCCCGACATCAACGTCGTCTACACGATCAACGAGCCTGCGGCGCTGGGCGCGTACACCGCGCTGAAGGCCAAGGGCCGTGAGAAGGACGTGCTGATCGTCTCCGTCGACGGCGGCTGCACCGGCACCCAGGCGGTCAAGGACGGCAAGATCGCCGCGACGTCGCAGCAGTACCCGCTGAAGATGGCGGCCGAGGGCGTCAAGGCCGTCGTGGCGTACGCCAAGGACGGCACGAAGGCGTCCGGTTACACCGACACCGGCGTCACGCTGATCAGCGACAAGGCACAGGACGGGGTCGCCTCGAAGGACACCGCCTACGGCCTGGAGAACTGCTGGGGCTGA
- a CDS encoding carbohydrate kinase family protein, with the protein MSPRQITVLGECVADAFAEPVNASNELALRVLPGGGPANTAVALARLGTPARFLARLSGDVFGRLFRAHLEASGVDLSYAVAAAEPSTLAVAELDATGQAAYSFHAQNTADWQWTPGELAAVDLSEAACVHTGSLALVREPGGAVVEEFLASAAPRATISIDPNVRPLLVRPEVYRARLAHWCSLADVLRLSEDDLELLLPGVGPEQACDTWHEAGARLVVITLGADGALASLDGERVRVPAVTTGVVDTVGAGDSFTAGLLHHLGSRGLLGGRLTGLGLDDVANACRFGARVAALTCSVAGPNPPWRDQLAQLAPTGGA; encoded by the coding sequence ATGAGCCCGCGTCAGATCACCGTTCTGGGAGAGTGCGTCGCGGACGCCTTCGCGGAACCGGTCAACGCCTCGAACGAACTCGCTCTGCGGGTGCTGCCCGGCGGCGGACCCGCGAACACGGCGGTGGCGCTGGCCCGGCTCGGGACACCGGCCCGCTTCCTCGCACGGCTGTCCGGCGACGTGTTCGGCCGCCTCTTCCGGGCCCACCTGGAGGCGTCCGGCGTCGACCTGTCGTACGCCGTCGCCGCCGCGGAGCCCAGCACGCTGGCGGTGGCGGAGCTGGACGCCACCGGTCAGGCCGCCTACTCGTTCCACGCCCAGAACACGGCCGACTGGCAGTGGACGCCCGGCGAACTGGCGGCGGTGGACCTGTCCGAGGCGGCCTGTGTGCACACCGGGTCGCTGGCGCTGGTCCGCGAACCCGGCGGGGCGGTGGTGGAGGAGTTCCTGGCTTCGGCGGCGCCACGGGCCACCATCAGCATCGATCCCAACGTCCGGCCGCTGCTGGTGCGCCCCGAGGTCTACCGCGCCCGGCTGGCGCACTGGTGCTCCCTCGCCGACGTCCTGCGGCTGAGCGAGGACGATCTCGAGCTGCTGCTGCCGGGTGTCGGGCCGGAGCAGGCCTGCGACACCTGGCACGAGGCGGGGGCGCGGCTCGTGGTGATCACGCTCGGCGCCGACGGCGCACTGGCCTCGCTCGACGGGGAACGGGTGCGGGTGCCCGCGGTGACCACCGGCGTCGTCGACACCGTCGGCGCCGGGGACTCCTTCACCGCCGGACTGCTGCACCATCTCGGCTCCCGAGGCCTCCTCGGCGGCCGGCTGACCGGTCTCGGTCTCGACGACGTCGCGAACGCCTGCCGGTTCGGCGCTCGCGTCGCCGCCCTGACCTGCTCGGTCGCCGGCCCCAACCCGCCGTGGCGGGACCAGCTGGCGCAGCTCGCGCCCACCGGCGGAGCCTGA
- a CDS encoding putative quinol monooxygenase: MKKTLLAEFTAREGAQDEVARLIGDYALKVREEEGNIAFDVYTKAAEPRAFWIFEVYRDEDAFRAHLNAPYGGPFNTALTPLIEEPASVLTFLDPLA, translated from the coding sequence GTGAAGAAGACCCTGCTCGCCGAGTTCACCGCCCGCGAAGGGGCGCAGGACGAGGTCGCCCGCCTGATCGGCGACTACGCCCTCAAGGTGCGTGAGGAAGAGGGCAACATCGCCTTCGACGTCTACACCAAGGCTGCCGAGCCGCGCGCCTTCTGGATCTTCGAGGTGTACCGGGACGAGGACGCCTTCCGGGCCCATCTGAACGCCCCCTACGGCGGCCCGTTCAACACCGCGCTCACCCCGCTGATCGAAGAGCCTGCCTCCGTGCTGACCTTCCTCGACCCGCTGGCCTGA
- a CDS encoding type III effector protein has protein sequence MTTDDHHDSPTVTPASFLAAAALDTINEALRTAGAPSAEDEHPAPVPPSSEQALAALLLLREVRERLAGWEPGLIEEAREAGASWADLAHPLGVSSRQAAERRYLRVRPGSPGSTGEQRVQATRDRRAADRTVTAWARANAADLRRLAGQITALGDLPAAARTPLAELTSALAADDAAALVAPLTGTRPYLTSDHPELAARVDDMARHTDRLRRHSGDQRRGHHTPPGS, from the coding sequence ATGACCACCGACGATCACCACGACTCCCCCACCGTCACTCCCGCGTCCTTCCTCGCGGCCGCGGCCCTCGACACGATCAACGAGGCTCTGCGCACCGCCGGGGCGCCGTCGGCAGAGGACGAGCATCCCGCGCCCGTGCCGCCCAGCTCGGAACAGGCGCTCGCCGCACTCCTGCTGCTGCGCGAGGTGCGCGAACGGCTCGCCGGGTGGGAACCGGGCCTGATCGAGGAGGCCCGGGAGGCGGGCGCCAGCTGGGCCGACCTCGCCCACCCCCTCGGCGTCTCCAGCCGCCAGGCTGCCGAACGCCGCTACCTGCGCGTACGCCCCGGGAGCCCCGGATCCACCGGCGAGCAACGCGTCCAGGCCACCCGCGACCGCCGCGCCGCCGACCGCACCGTCACCGCATGGGCGCGCGCCAACGCCGCCGATCTGCGCCGGCTCGCCGGACAGATCACCGCCCTCGGCGACCTCCCCGCCGCGGCCCGCACCCCCCTCGCCGAGCTCACCTCCGCCCTCGCCGCGGACGACGCCGCCGCCCTCGTCGCCCCCTTGACCGGCACGCGCCCGTATCTGACGTCGGACCACCCCGAACTCGCCGCGCGCGTCGACGACATGGCCCGCCACACCGACCGGCTCCGCCGGCACAGCGGCGACCAGCGCCGGGGGCATCACACACCGCCGGGGTCGTGA
- a CDS encoding Hsp20/alpha crystallin family protein codes for MLMRTDPFRELDRLTQQLLNTTGTWSRPSAMPMDAYREGEEYVIALDLPGVSPDAIDIDVERNMLTVKAERRPVAKADDVQMELGERPLGVFSRQLVLADTLDTERIEADYDAGVLTLRIPIAERAKPRKVAIGSGSSRRQISG; via the coding sequence ATGTTGATGCGCACCGACCCGTTCCGCGAGCTCGACCGACTCACCCAGCAGCTCCTGAACACCACGGGCACGTGGTCGCGGCCGTCGGCGATGCCGATGGACGCCTACCGTGAGGGCGAGGAGTACGTGATCGCCCTCGACCTGCCCGGTGTCTCCCCGGACGCGATCGACATCGACGTCGAGCGGAACATGCTGACCGTCAAGGCCGAGCGGCGGCCCGTCGCCAAGGCGGACGACGTGCAGATGGAACTCGGCGAGCGGCCTCTGGGCGTGTTCTCCCGTCAGCTCGTACTGGCGGACACCCTCGACACCGAGCGCATCGAGGCGGACTACGACGCGGGTGTGCTGACCCTGCGCATCCCCATCGCCGAGCGCGCCAAGCCCCGCAAGGTCGCCATCGGCAGCGGCTCCTCGCGCCGGCAGATCAGCGGCTGA
- a CDS encoding DUF2267 domain-containing protein: protein MISVQEPRRPAVGTTFEQMLERVRYEGAYPTRAQAEESVRAVLAALGRQLDGDERVELAARLPYEAAVTIASEIPATERLTGWGFVKDLASRTGGTAATTRWDTGTVLRVVAQLAGEDLLSRVLARLPSGYALLFGRAELTQAA from the coding sequence ATGATCTCCGTGCAGGAGCCGCGCCGGCCCGCCGTGGGCACGACGTTCGAGCAGATGCTGGAAAGAGTGCGGTACGAAGGCGCGTATCCGACCCGCGCCCAGGCCGAGGAGTCCGTGCGTGCCGTGCTGGCCGCTCTCGGCCGTCAACTCGACGGCGACGAGCGCGTGGAGCTCGCGGCCAGGCTGCCGTACGAGGCCGCCGTCACCATCGCCTCCGAGATCCCCGCCACCGAACGCCTCACCGGCTGGGGCTTCGTGAAGGACCTGGCGTCCCGCACCGGCGGGACGGCGGCCACCACCCGCTGGGACACCGGCACCGTCCTGCGGGTCGTGGCCCAGCTCGCCGGCGAGGATCTGCTCAGCCGTGTTCTCGCCCGACTCCCCTCCGGATACGCCCTGTTGTTCGGCCGCGCCGAACTCACCCAGGCAGCCTGA
- a CDS encoding RNA polymerase sigma factor SigF, which produces MTLRSATATDRRAHELPEIADPSKVAPRDARKLSKLFFDQLAVLEEGSPEYQYARNTLIEMNMSLVRFAAGRFRSRGPEEMEDIVQVGMIGLIKAIDRFELTREVEFTSFAVPYIVGEIKRFFRDTTWAVHVPRRLQEARVQLARATEELRSRLGRTPTTKELAELMSLPEDEVREARLASNGYHSSSLDAAVSGSEDGETALQDFIGAEDQALELVEDFHTLTPLIAGLDERDRQIIHMRFVEELTQAEIGDRLGVSQMHVSRLLSRTLARLREGMLTER; this is translated from the coding sequence ATGACGCTCAGGAGCGCGACGGCAACGGACAGGCGGGCGCACGAGCTGCCGGAGATCGCAGACCCTTCCAAGGTCGCGCCGAGGGACGCGCGGAAGTTGTCGAAGCTGTTCTTCGACCAGCTGGCGGTGCTGGAGGAGGGTTCGCCGGAGTACCAGTACGCGCGGAACACGCTGATCGAGATGAACATGTCGTTGGTGCGGTTCGCGGCCGGCCGGTTCCGCAGTCGGGGGCCGGAGGAGATGGAGGACATCGTCCAGGTCGGCATGATCGGTCTGATCAAGGCGATCGACCGGTTCGAGCTGACGCGTGAGGTGGAGTTCACGTCGTTCGCGGTGCCGTACATCGTGGGGGAGATCAAGCGGTTCTTCCGGGACACCACGTGGGCCGTCCATGTGCCCCGCCGGCTGCAGGAAGCCCGTGTCCAGCTCGCCCGCGCCACGGAGGAACTGCGCAGCCGCCTCGGCCGTACGCCCACCACCAAGGAGCTCGCCGAGCTGATGAGCCTGCCGGAGGACGAGGTGCGCGAGGCACGCCTCGCCTCCAACGGCTACCACTCCTCCTCCCTGGACGCCGCCGTCAGCGGCAGCGAGGACGGCGAAACGGCGCTGCAGGACTTCATCGGCGCCGAGGACCAGGCGCTGGAGCTGGTCGAGGACTTCCACACCCTGACCCCGCTGATCGCCGGACTCGACGAGCGGGACCGGCAGATCATCCACATGCGGTTCGTGGAGGAGCTGACCCAGGCCGAGATCGGTGACCGTCTCGGCGTCTCGCAGATGCACGTCTCCCGGCTGCTGTCGCGCACCCTCGCCCGACTGCGGGAAGGCATGCTCACCGAACGCTGA
- a CDS encoding ATP-binding protein: MAKDSSLRAVGWARSLPLNSGAKAARDWTRAHLETLAWSRTAPDLVHSVVLAVSELVTNAHVHARSAAQLILTWDEECLHVTVHDSSPRLPEPRDPGTAAPGGRGLLLVDALADDWLAYRCPRGKKVTACFQPPSQPVPR, from the coding sequence GTGGCGAAGGACTCATCGCTGAGGGCTGTGGGGTGGGCGCGTTCGCTGCCGCTGAACAGCGGGGCGAAGGCCGCCCGGGACTGGACGCGAGCGCACCTGGAGACGCTGGCCTGGTCGAGGACCGCGCCCGACCTGGTGCATTCCGTGGTGCTGGCCGTGTCCGAACTGGTCACCAACGCTCATGTGCACGCCCGCAGCGCGGCGCAGCTGATCCTCACGTGGGACGAGGAGTGCCTGCATGTGACCGTGCACGACTCCTCGCCCCGGCTTCCCGAGCCGCGCGACCCCGGCACCGCGGCCCCGGGAGGGCGCGGTCTGCTGCTGGTCGATGCCCTCGCCGACGACTGGCTGGCCTATCGCTGCCCCCGCGGCAAGAAGGTCACCGCCTGTTTCCAACCACCGTCTCAGCCGGTTCCGCGGTGA